Genomic segment of Arctopsyche grandis isolate Sample6627 chromosome 11, ASM5162203v2, whole genome shotgun sequence:
TGACCATGTCTTCGAGTACGCCGATTTTAGTTCACTGCAGGTACGCAATCGATGTTGCAAAATCCTACgggattgattaattaaatgtgtaaattaatgtgtgcTTTTTTCACAGCCAAGGTACGGATCGCTCGTCGATGTTTGTCGCTTTGAGTATTCTAACGATCCAACTCCGCACAGAAAAACGGGTCGACGTATCGACAGTGACGAGGAAACTCCGGTGTCAGAGGATGGGTTGTTTGGACACGTTTGTGAGTCTTGTTTCAAgtcaatgtgtaaaaaaatacgtagtaaaaaatacaaattttcatttttctcgtATGATTTCAGTTGCAATACGAGTTTCTTCATCGGGCCATTGTGAACTATGCAGAGTTGCATAACTTGCTCAGTGATAGTTAAGTGTCAAAAAGACTTGTGTGatcttttataatacatttatatatgtatgtatattattatgaacACTTTTTCAGCAAATTGATTATCGATTTTTATGAAAATCCTAACGCATATTTTCATTTAGTATTATCGTTGCATGACGAGACACGTTTTCATCGGGATTTTTATCAAaggcatattgtatgtatgttttcattgccatattttactataatatatcGGGCTTAAAAAGTGTGTTCAATACCACCTATCTAATTGAGGTTATTCACGACGATATGTTCATGCTTTGTTTTGATTACTTCATCGCATACAACAAACAGCACATACCTGCGAAAGcacacattttttactttttgataagttttaacgtaatgataatatattctgtatgtttgttttatttttgatttcgtGTACAGGTTTCGGGAATAGTCTcacgatatattttcaattctgCTCTGAATCGAAGCATATTCTTAATCTCATCAATGCAATGAAACTCATCGGAGTGGGAATTCAAACAAGGTGTACGTACAGACGAGTGAGATTTAGGcacaattttcattcaaaatcgaATATTGCTAAATAGAACTATAATCGAAATGTGATATTCGTATAGTAGAATGATTCAATTctcatctttttttattttagtatacgcACTTTGATCCAGATGAAGTTTCTCTCatctttgtaatatatgtacttgaacaattccatttgaatttaatttttttttacgtaaCAGAAAGAACACGAATGACATAAGTGTTGTGTCTCAGGACTGATGAGggttaaatttaattcattctctaccaaaaaaaaattccgTCCAGAGACGGAAGCAAAAGTTTCAAGCTTCGAAGAGTTTCATTGTGTGTATggtttatattgtataaacaaGTATATGAAATGAGCTTGTTTGCGACATTTAGAGAAGAGTTTGTGTGTCTGTGGATTATATTAAAACAACGGATTCACGAATGAGCGAACATATTCGTTGTGGGACTATTCTCGACTGtaccttaattttttatttaataatttgcaATAATTCGATTCCCAAGGAATCTACTTGTAAATCTACGTCATTTATTTAGGATACGATCAGGAAGTGTTGTGTACGAGTGATATTTTGAATAGCAATCGAGAGTCTCTTAGGATTTGTAATTTTCGATCGAGGATATTTATAGTGAGATTTgttataaaaatctatttattttttatactgttAATTTTCGTCGGAAAACACACTTTTCTACCGCATTTGGGTGCCAtcgcattatattatacatgtatcgAGTCTTATGACggtttcataattttttacacttggaatagtaataataaaaagaacaacGTCGACGTTTACACGTACGTATGTTGAAATGATGCGACAACAATGATCTGATTATGTTACGTTGACGGTGGAAGGGAAAAAGAGAAAAGAAAAAGGAGAAAGGACGACGGATTGTTAAGTTGTGCCATAAAAATCAGCATTGCGAATGTTtcctttacatataaaaattacgtGTATTTAAGAGTTTCATCTAAGAGCCGAACTGAAATATATTTGTAGCTTTTGTAAACTTTATACATGAAatcggtttttttattattatattataaattaatttagacATAAAAATTCATCGGTGATAAACGTAACTTAATATTCATAAATAGTGTTTCAATATATTGCGATTTTTACattgtattgaataaataaataaaatttagaacTGAACACGAATAAATCTGAACTTTCTCATATCTTGAATGAAATAcaactagaaaaaaatattagatttttataaatatttattttgtaagtgcGATTGTATGCTTAGGCAATTGTGTCATTtcattttgttgtattttttgtaaatttattgtataGAAAAATATTGTGCGAGGCGTGACGATACATTGACGGTTCATCTGCAAAACCAGGCCTGTTCTTAGTCGAAAGCATACGACAGATTGGACTCAAACTACTGTCAACTTCGCTCGATCAGTTGGAGGCTAGAGTCCAATTCGCCATATGTTTGTTCTTAGAGCTGAAATGGGGCAAAAAGTAAATTCAACATTTCATTATGACGGTTTGAACCAGCCGTAAACTCGGTTCCATTCAACTAGTCGCTGGAAATCCATCATGGAGTTTGACGAGACTTGGCAACGGCTTTCCAATTCAGTGCGTATATTATTTAGTCATTTCAATTACGATACAATCTCAATTTTGGGTTCCTAATTTACGAATGaatttgtgtaatattttgtGCAAATTAAAAGTTTTTCCTTGTTCTTTACGTGCATAACGATGATGTTTCAGTTTTAGCGTTAAAGCTTATCGCATTGTAACTGTAATATTGGGCAAATAACAATAGCTTATCTTAGTCAGTGTTCTCGATAAGGTGTACGATAAGTTGATAGtcacattcaattttaattattattataaaaataatgtaattcgTAAAATGACGTTAATGATAAACCTAGTGCGTATACATTGTGAAGAAGGCACAATTTTTTGATATGAAACCTTTTGAACTAATTAGtgttttttactatacatttaTAGGAGATTATTACTTAGATATTAAGAAATAAGAATCACaattaattttctataaaaaatgaatatttgaaaaatataaatacgcaTTATTTGACAGGTTGACcggattattttttgaaatgtaatgttcagtttttaaattgaaataatatgtacaacaGAAACGGTCGCTCCTTTTCTTTAcggtcaaaatattattattttcttttgaatattcatttctaattcaatatgtatgtatgtacatataaagaaaatatgtgTAGTGCGTTTAGAGATTCGGAGCAGAATTTGAGTGTTAATATAATACTCTTATCGAATAAGCATTTGTGGCAATATccggtttatttaattttgcacCGAAAACTGTCTGGATCCAATCTGCATTCGAATTATTCTGCGTTTCGCATCTGAACAGACTCTAGTTTGTCTCAAACGTGGCGTTATTCttgtattattgtaataaataaatatttcgttaCCACCGAATAGTGTTGCATTTATagaattgtttttgtttttatatccaGTTAGTTCGTACAATAGACATGTGTATTAGATCCGAACCACGTATCAGATTCTGTGTTACGATAATTACATTTTCTCTCAAATGTAACATCTATTAGAAGTTGTTTATCCTCCGTGTAGATTATCGtttgtaaaatttgcacaagTTGGGGTTTCTAATTAGGATTTTGCGTTGAAACCATTAAACAAttgtaaatgataataatgatgtatgtatttttcggtTTAACAATGTCGTGAATTATCTTTTTCGAAGACCTGCATGCTAGGATTgtatagtaattattttttgacctcttattgtgtatttatatgcaaatctatctacatatatacatatatacatacacgataatgacaatttttatatttataaatgcatatatatgtgtacgtattattctatagttatatattatttatttgaggaatttttattattatattatttaaacgtcattgtaaacaaaatatttgtataataaatctaTTGTATTTGGATGTgtcttttttttagaatatggTTTTCTTTCAGAGTTATTGTCATATTGTTTTTGTTCATTGtcatatgtatttgttatttttgcgtaggggtgggttcaggattcaaatgaaaggccaaagtcgcttcacaacaTTTATTCAACACGTAAAGTgggattcaggaggtccacacgtaaccaccgctcTCTCCAGAATACTTGATCCACCGtgagtacctccttataaaggacaagttgcccagcatagcatccccgatTTGATGGCGTGTCTTTTGTCTCGGCATgtaggtctaccctggcgagtcgcACGCACTCACcccagttctgagaactctagcgtatcctttgtttgggCACTAACACAGTCCCATTAGCCTAAACTGGGTTTTCTATTGTTCACCCtagaatgcacttagacagtggataatCTCTCCCACGTTCCCACGCTACATTATTGCTGTGGATTTGATTGACTAAAATCCTTGGATGACTTCACGAATTCGTTctatatcttttaaaatagtggagaTCGTTAAATGAGACAATGAcaacgaatataaaaaaaatcgtattgttacatgaaagttatttatcgtattaatacgatgtttgtaatatctgaccatagatgtcagatattgtttagatttacatgtatctatgtaataattatgtggaccaggaaggcgcatttggggtttacctgttgagccttcctggtatatttgtatgtaaataaataaataaataaatgtcttcgAGTACGCCGATTTTAGTACAATGCAGGTACACAATTATGGGGACTGATCTAATTGTGAAggtgttcttcaccaccagtccgccatgtattatagacgagTTCGTCTGTGTTTTGGTAGTTAATACTgctgtttgtttgaataaagttgttttattgtttgcctaaatattgtacaagtgtattagaatatttgggGAAGTTTTCTTGaagcggctattggctgttgacttggtgtcgtgatggccgctggatctgcaatgtgtcgttgctctggatccggctatgttcagatgtctctggatatggcagtgtgttgctggctcggcattcggctatgctcagaaggtctctggatgcggcagtgtgttgctggctcgttcggctggtccgctgctgtgtgtcggcgcttgttgctgtgggtcgactggtctgctgctgtgtgtcgacgcttgctgctgtgggtcgactgaagttgttcgggatggacctccttttatattgtttttgggcaTCACGTGACTCGTTGCAGCTGGTGTTTATGCGTGTGCGAGGAATGTGTTTTTGTCGATTAGGGTGGAACTTGCTAGAAcgtttggcaccgttccgctcgatttagtttaatggctgcaggtgttcttcgaccgGTTTTGTTCCACTTGACTTGTAGGGGTGGAACTTGCTAGAAcgtttggcgattgattccaagaagtgcatgtggtgtttacgtgtgcgagttatgcgaggaatgtggtttgttgttgtggaatatgctcgaatgtttcgatgacgagattcctacacaaTCAATGTTGCAAAATCCTATAGGATAGATTGAGTGTAAATTAATGTGCGCTTTTTTCACAGCCAAGGTACGGATCGCTCGTCGATGTTTGTCGCTTTGGATATTCTAACGATCCAACTCCGCACAGAAAAACGGGTCGACGTATCGACGGTGACGAGGAAACTCCGGTGTCAGAGGATGGGTTGTTTGGACACGTTTGGGAGTATTGTTTCAAGTcaatattttgagttgataaagaactatggcgattaaatattggatatattgaggatataccccgcatcgccttgcatttcgctgcctcaatgtgaggtgcccgtctcattcttttatcaaacgttactcctaaatattttattactgactgccatttcagactttctccagaggggattttcagatctgaacttggcttatgctttctaacactaaagaatatggcatctgttttggtttgattaatttgaattttccacttagtgaagtgttcagtcattgttttaattgcaaattcaagatttttatgaatattgtctggttttttgctacttgtgaagcaagcggtatcatctgcataaagGGGTatatgacagttttttggaataggtatgtcatttatatgtatatatggagaacaagagtggaccaagcaagctcccctgcggaacgccagctgcgattatttttggagacgataattcatgaTTTACGCTAaacactagctttctacgagttaggtacgatttgatgataagaattaggtagtttggtattttgttaataaggagcttatggatgagtccatcgtgccaaaccgtgtcgaaggccttttctatgtcgagacataccattccggtacttctcttcatattaaagttcttcgtcacgtgttcagttagtcttgttagttgttgggtcgtggattGTCCAGTGTGAAATCCAAATTgtccatttattaatttattatttacgactttaagtaaacgagtgtagattattttttccagaatttttgaaagcgtgcaaagtaagctaatgggtcgataattggccgggttttatgagattttatcgggcttaagtatgggaattacgttggctgttttccagtattctgggaaatacccggtgagtaaacatgcgttgaatattttagataatgagactaaagctttaaatggaagttgtttgattatgatgttatctattgaatctcgcccaggtgcctttttattttttaaattacgtattatattttggatttcacacggatgcaccaattttatatttttagtactgttagtgggagtttttgtgatgattttaatggaccggttgactttattatgcgttggtatgtgattgtaatgttgtgtgagtgtgtgatgtttttggaaagattttgataatagttctgctttgtcgcaatcacgcgtcactgagattcctgcatcatctaatggattttttgtcctgcgaatcgctttagctaatttccatagagaccCATTAACTGTgcttaatttttctaatttttagaccaagcttcattttttatttctttgattctaattttaattttatatgtcagcttatttattaatgttttcaatgctggattttttgatgtttgccaaattttacggagtttatttttactttttattagatttgcaacaaagtcagttatctctagtttgtgttcaatgtattgtgtcttaggtatgtgaaggtgtttggatcgaggtATTGATTTcgtcaggtgtattatggagctgtcgatttctgttttgtttgtgagtgtggtagaagttagaatagtttggtcatttatgtacgacttgaactctcgccagttagctctcccgtaatcccaactatgcttgatgatttcctcgggcttcccgtcgattgagaagattatcgggagatgatcagacgacagggcttGAAGGGCATTTGGGGTTGATaattttgggcagttcttgacgaggacaagatctagtgtggatggttgtgagttatttgtgggatagtgtgtgtatgtatccggatgaagtaagattgtatctgttagttgaatgtatttaaaaagagttgtgccttgttggtcagtgtttacgcaattccataacggatgtttggcattaaagtcaccagctaccactaccgaactaccaatgttaaatattttgttaagatcggataccaataatcgtttttggggaggattgtaagcggatgctactatgtgacgggtgttgttaattgttagttcgatggcggttagttctagattttttagtggcggagttattacgcgacaatgtttaattgaggattttataaaaatggcaactccccctccatgctgttctcgatcttcgcgatagcagttaaagttaggtaggttaatacggatgtgaggttttaagaaggtctcggagattaggTCATACTagtatgtcaacacagtactcaccgatcgccgactctagttcgggaatcttattcttaagtccacgagcattccaagctagaatgtgcaggcgcctcccgttaatcaaagacatcgagatattcgacaagcatgagtgccagctctagtttgttggtgcaaccgctggccttggcacgaatctcctggaggatcttcaacatcttcgccatagacgccatggaagttaggtctgttgttggttgaatgttgggattgattggttggtggggtttttttagggatatttgggatatttggtgaaggagttttaatggtcggtagctttgggaagttatgatcgttaacgaccgggatattttgtgactgcaccactgggagcttccaagggttggctttgacaattgatgctcgattcttcctcgattccagcattttcagatagctcagtctttttggacagtctttgaagttagcggggtgaaaTCCTGTACAGCCTGAGCAGCCAGCAGGGGTATGTAACTATCCCTTGaatgcattgtgcggtgaggtgagcgccggcacatttgacgcatttggcctgccgattgcagtttttcgcagcgtgtccatattcttggcatctgaaacattgagtgaTATTTTGAGATTTACTAGTATACTTAACGACACTAACCTTTgcgtaacagatgtaccggatttctttgaTCTTCTTTGCCGaaaccgatggctcgaagaacaccaagtattgctcctaggctccttcgtcttcatgaGTATGACTTTGGATactgggaatccctgtctgatgatatcatctttaatatcagcttccggcaatttcggcaagccacgcacgacactttttatttccttttcctccttcctggaaaaggtatggaattgtcggtccgGTGTCAAttcatcccgaagtttttttaagtattttgaccaatgtaagtcattgagAAGTATTTtacaaacttcttgatcgactcgatcatgctgccgtgagtgccagtagctgtcatgatgatgggcgggattcttccaccgcttctggggacatcggaaacttccaagagcccttcaaatttgtttttctcctgaattttaaattcaggagcaacatctttcacgttctttgccatatgttttggaaactgccactcggtctccatctgagcggtctgagaacagcctggttgaggagcttcagttgtagttatcagtgtcttcttcaCTCTTTTTTTCAGggtggatcctcgcatggtgccgaCATGTGTTCTTTTGataatgaccaaaatgagcaatatggcaaagtatgaaaacgatcggataagaggcaaactttttcctgaattgtaatcgtaagtgaaacgtaaaagaggttagtaaaaattatacaaatcttgaaaattgttttcgatATTTGCAATTTCGCAATCGATTAAATAACAGGTAAAGAGAAAAGACCTTTTTTCGGACACTGGGAATCATCCTTCGTTCCTagtaagtagtcaccggacccagaaggtgccgcgtattgttcaaaggttgtaaatgcattgttaaaggtttgccgaaccttttttacaaaggatttacaacaatggaacaatggatagcactgtgactatcctacctctactagtaagtcataaattttattgcatcGTAATTT
This window contains:
- the LOC143919415 gene encoding uncharacterized protein LOC143919415 gives rise to the protein MRGSTLKKRVKKTLITTTEAPQPGCSQTAQMETEWQFPKHMAKNVKDVAPEFKIQEKNKFEGLLEVSDVPRSGGRIPPIIMTATGTHGSMIESIKKFVKYFSMTYIGQNT